ATCGCGAGTATTGTGAAGCGCTTGCGGGCCCGAGGTATGCGACGGACCAAAGCGCTCGATCTGATTCTGCGGGAGCTGGTGCAGATGGAAAAGCCGATCACGATTGGGGATCTCAGCCAGAAGGAGGCAGTCAGCGATCAGTGTGACACGGCCACGGTCTATCGCTTGATCGATCGCTTGGTGGCGGCGGGGGTGGTCCATCGCATCGGTCTGCACGACCGCGCCCTTTATTACCAGCTGAATGTCCCAGGCGAGCACCACGACTACCTCATTTGCGAGGAGTGCGGCATGATTCAGGATCTAGAGCTGGGCTGCCCGGTGCGTGCGCTGGAGGAGGATCTTCGGAAGCA
This region of Verrucomicrobiota bacterium genomic DNA includes:
- a CDS encoding transcriptional repressor; its protein translation is MAAEEKREEIIASIVKRLRARGMRRTKALDLILRELVQMEKPITIGDLSQKEAVSDQCDTATVYRLIDRLVAAGVVHRIGLHDRALYYQLNVPGEHHDYLICEECGMIQDLELGCPVRALEEDLRKHSGFERLRHELAFYGVCPKCA